A single genomic interval of Rhodopseudomonas palustris harbors:
- the cobW gene encoding cobalamin biosynthesis protein CobW — protein sequence MTARVPVTVLTGFLGAGKTTLLRALLNQSSGRRIAVIVNEFGDAGFDGSLVEDCGASVCAPGDIVELTNGCICCTVADDFIPTMEKLLNRDTPLDAIVIETSGLALPQPLLKAFAWPAVKTRATADGVVTVVDALALSEGRVPLDDDAVKAQRDATHDDPIEEVFEDQLACADLVVLSKSDLVDPEQLAALEAKLASRVRPNVRIVRSHGTLAPSVLIGLDAEAENDLASRTGHHAEGEEHDHDDFDSLVITPQPAETLDAMKARVGDALGLDGVLRVKGHARVAGKPAPVVVQAVGSRIDLAFARPDAERPDHLVVIGLKGFDADAARRALAG from the coding sequence ATGACCGCCCGCGTTCCCGTCACGGTGCTCACCGGCTTTCTCGGCGCCGGCAAGACTACGCTGCTGCGTGCGCTGCTGAACCAGTCGAGCGGTCGTCGTATCGCGGTGATCGTCAATGAATTTGGCGATGCCGGTTTTGACGGCTCGCTGGTCGAGGATTGCGGCGCGTCGGTGTGCGCGCCGGGCGATATCGTCGAACTCACCAACGGCTGCATCTGCTGCACCGTGGCGGACGATTTCATTCCGACGATGGAGAAGCTGCTGAACCGCGACACGCCGCTCGACGCCATCGTGATCGAGACCTCCGGGTTGGCGTTGCCGCAGCCGCTCCTCAAGGCATTCGCCTGGCCGGCGGTGAAGACCCGCGCCACCGCCGACGGCGTCGTCACCGTGGTCGACGCGCTGGCGCTGAGCGAGGGCCGCGTGCCGCTCGACGATGATGCCGTGAAGGCGCAGCGCGACGCCACGCACGACGATCCGATCGAGGAAGTGTTCGAGGATCAGCTCGCCTGCGCCGATTTGGTGGTGCTGTCGAAGAGCGATTTGGTGGATCCCGAGCAACTCGCCGCGCTCGAAGCCAAGCTGGCGAGCCGGGTGCGGCCGAATGTCCGCATCGTCCGCTCGCATGGCACGCTGGCGCCGTCGGTGTTGATCGGGCTCGATGCCGAAGCCGAAAACGATCTTGCGTCCCGCACCGGCCATCACGCCGAAGGCGAGGAACACGATCACGACGATTTCGACTCGCTGGTGATCACCCCGCAGCCGGCAGAGACGCTCGACGCCATGAAGGCCCGCGTCGGCGATGCGCTCGGTCTCGACGGCGTACTCCGTGTCAAGGGCCATGCCCGCGTTGCCGGCAAGCCGGCGCCGGTGGTGGTGCAGGCGGTCGGCTCCCGGATCGATCTGGCGTTCGCCCGCCCCGATGCCGAGCGCCCCGACCATCTGGTGGTTATCGGCCTCAAGGGTTTCGACGCCGACGCCGCGCGGCGCGCGCTGGCGGGATAG
- a CDS encoding DUF1636 domain-containing protein — protein sequence MDSQPPADVSADPPRVLPSAPVMVSVCTTCKTIDGVAVGAPMLEAVRAALAGSASVQVRAVQCLSACKRAATVAVSSEGGYTFVFGDLDRASGADAVATFVASYQDSHYGLVPWRQRPEVLRKGTVVRLPPPQWSPDDGRAPA from the coding sequence ATGGATTCCCAGCCCCCCGCCGATGTGAGCGCCGATCCGCCGCGCGTGCTGCCGAGCGCGCCCGTGATGGTCAGCGTCTGCACCACCTGCAAGACGATCGACGGCGTCGCCGTCGGTGCGCCGATGCTGGAAGCGGTCCGCGCCGCGCTGGCGGGTTCCGCAAGCGTGCAGGTGCGCGCGGTGCAATGCCTGTCCGCATGCAAGCGCGCCGCCACCGTCGCTGTGTCGAGCGAAGGTGGCTACACCTTTGTGTTCGGTGATCTCGATCGCGCGAGCGGTGCCGACGCGGTCGCGACGTTCGTGGCTTCCTATCAGGATAGTCACTACGGTCTGGTGCCGTGGCGGCAGCGTCCAGAAGTCCTGCGCAAGGGCACCGTTGTCCGCCTGCCGCCGCCGCAATGGTCTCCCGATGATGGGCGGGCGCCGGCATGA
- the cobN gene encoding cobaltochelatase subunit CobN, with protein MHLKLDTSVSIDDGDVARDLQQSTADIVVLSAADSDLAAFGAARAGMPDDYPTLQLTNFLALGHPASVDLYVERTLAKAKLVILRMLGGEAYWPHGVDSLRRDALARGAQFVCIPGEMEWNAELAARGTADLDDAHALWRYCSEGGVDNIRLALRYAAWMILRDDCPPPARPMPAAGFWPAEPPSSPRRRALVIFYRALAASGDTAAIAALRDALTARCLDPVCVFVTSLKDARSIAFLRSVLTATPPDVIVNATAFATATATDESGVLASADCPILQVAQAGVTREHWEQSGRGLNPRDLAMHVVLPEVDGRVFAGAVAFKQRGGDAEFAPTVYQPLQDRIDAVADLARAWVRLRHLQRDQRRVAIVLANYPNRDGRLGNGVGLDTPQSLHDLLFTLRTEGYLTGELPADTAALMDRLQHGPTNELNDRAARDGGVSWPVTDYAAAFEGLPQAVRDTVTARWGAPEDDPYVADGVFRLGLHRFGNILVGVQPARGYAIDPKSSFHDPELPPPHHYVAFYLWLRQAFGADAVIHLGKHGNLEWLPGKSAGLSRDCFPVALLGPLPHLYPFIVNDPGEGIQAKRRSAAVIVDHLTPPMTRAELHDEMARLEALVDEYAMAADLDPNRADAIAEDIISLARATRLDEDVAIDRDTATLDALRAIDAHLCDLKEMQIRDGLHVFGRTPQASQRDELLVSIARLPRSELKPQDASLHRALARDLGLTASDRAEFDPLTRDLATPYIGTRPAVLAALSDRPWRTSGDTVERVEMLALQLVSTLHQAAPSPARGEAERPQSLPHTQPVLDWIAASLRPAIEASGDAEREALLRGLDGRFIRPGPSGAPTRGRPDVLPTGRNFFAVDVRAVPTPSAWRIGQLAAERLVESYWQEAGEWPRSIALSAWGTANMRTGGDDVAQALALIGVRPTWEDATGRVTGFAIVPLSELRRPRVDVTFRVSGLFRDAFPVQMDLIASAVAAVAALDEPADANPIAAQVRLRSEQLVQSGVDPELAKKQAGARVFGARPGSYGAGLQAMIDDGGWNSRDDLAGAYLAWGGYAYGAGQDGAEATDAFAARLKAVDLVAQAQDNREHDILDSDDYYQFIGGLTATVESLRGQAPRIAHVDTSRPEAPLPRTLAHEISRVVRGRAANPKWIQGVMRHGYKGASEIAATVDYLFGFAASTDAVGNRHFDLLFAAYLEDDAVREFLQDANPAALRDIVARFDEAIRRGLWTPRSNRAADLLAEILTPKEAA; from the coding sequence ATGCACCTGAAGCTCGACACCAGCGTCAGCATCGACGACGGCGATGTCGCGCGCGATCTGCAGCAGTCGACGGCCGATATCGTGGTGTTGTCGGCGGCTGATAGCGATCTGGCGGCATTCGGTGCAGCGCGGGCCGGGATGCCGGACGACTATCCGACGCTCCAGCTCACCAATTTTCTAGCGCTTGGCCATCCGGCTTCGGTCGACCTCTATGTCGAGCGCACGCTGGCGAAGGCCAAGCTGGTGATCCTGCGGATGCTCGGCGGCGAAGCCTATTGGCCGCACGGCGTCGACAGTTTGCGGCGCGATGCGCTGGCACGTGGCGCGCAGTTCGTCTGCATTCCGGGCGAGATGGAGTGGAATGCGGAGCTCGCGGCGCGCGGTACTGCCGATCTCGACGACGCTCACGCGCTGTGGCGCTATTGCAGCGAGGGCGGCGTCGACAACATCCGCCTGGCGCTGCGCTACGCCGCCTGGATGATCCTGCGCGACGATTGCCCGCCACCGGCGCGGCCGATGCCGGCCGCTGGGTTCTGGCCGGCCGAGCCGCCGTCATCGCCGCGCCGCCGCGCGCTGGTGATCTTCTATCGGGCGCTGGCGGCGAGCGGTGATACCGCGGCGATCGCGGCGCTGCGAGATGCGCTGACCGCGCGCTGCCTCGACCCCGTCTGCGTCTTCGTTACCAGCCTGAAGGATGCACGCTCGATCGCGTTTCTACGCAGCGTGCTGACCGCGACGCCGCCCGACGTCATCGTCAACGCCACGGCGTTCGCGACCGCCACCGCAACGGACGAGTCCGGAGTCCTCGCGTCCGCAGACTGTCCGATCCTGCAGGTGGCGCAGGCCGGAGTGACGCGCGAGCACTGGGAGCAATCCGGCCGTGGCCTCAATCCGCGCGACCTCGCCATGCATGTCGTGCTGCCGGAAGTCGACGGCCGCGTGTTCGCTGGCGCGGTGGCGTTCAAGCAGCGCGGCGGCGACGCTGAATTTGCGCCGACCGTGTATCAGCCGCTGCAGGATCGGATCGACGCGGTGGCGGATCTGGCGCGGGCCTGGGTGCGGTTGCGGCATTTGCAACGCGATCAGCGCCGCGTTGCCATCGTGCTCGCCAACTATCCGAACCGCGATGGACGGCTCGGCAACGGCGTCGGTCTCGACACCCCGCAATCGCTGCACGACCTGCTGTTCACGCTGCGGACCGAAGGTTACCTCACCGGCGAGCTGCCTGCCGACACCGCTGCGCTGATGGATCGGCTGCAGCACGGTCCGACCAATGAACTGAATGACCGAGCGGCGCGGGATGGCGGCGTGAGCTGGCCGGTTACGGACTATGCGGCGGCGTTCGAGGGATTGCCGCAGGCGGTGCGCGACACAGTGACGGCGCGGTGGGGGGCGCCGGAGGACGATCCGTATGTCGCGGATGGGGTTTTCCGTCTCGGCCTGCATCGCTTCGGCAACATCCTGGTCGGCGTGCAGCCGGCGCGTGGCTATGCAATCGATCCGAAATCGAGCTTCCATGATCCGGAGCTGCCGCCGCCGCATCACTATGTGGCGTTCTATCTATGGCTGCGGCAGGCGTTCGGCGCCGATGCGGTGATCCATCTCGGCAAGCACGGCAATCTCGAATGGCTGCCGGGCAAGAGCGCCGGGCTGTCGCGCGACTGTTTCCCTGTGGCGCTGCTCGGGCCGCTGCCGCATCTCTATCCGTTCATTGTCAACGATCCTGGCGAGGGCATCCAGGCCAAGCGGCGCAGTGCCGCGGTGATCGTCGATCATCTGACGCCGCCGATGACCCGCGCCGAGCTGCACGACGAGATGGCGCGGCTGGAAGCGCTGGTCGACGAATATGCGATGGCGGCCGATCTCGATCCCAATCGCGCGGACGCGATCGCCGAGGACATCATCTCGCTGGCTCGGGCGACGCGTCTCGACGAAGACGTTGCGATCGATCGCGACACTGCGACGCTCGATGCGCTGCGGGCGATCGACGCGCATCTGTGCGATCTGAAAGAGATGCAGATCCGCGACGGCCTGCACGTGTTCGGCCGCACGCCGCAGGCATCCCAGCGCGACGAGCTGCTGGTATCGATTGCGCGGTTGCCGCGCTCCGAACTGAAGCCGCAGGACGCCTCGCTGCATCGTGCGCTGGCACGAGACCTCGGACTGACGGCTAGCGACCGAGCCGAATTCGATCCGCTGACCCGTGACCTCGCGACGCCTTACATCGGCACCCGCCCGGCCGTTCTCGCGGCGCTGAGCGATCGGCCGTGGCGGACGAGTGGCGACACCGTCGAGCGCGTCGAGATGCTGGCGCTGCAACTGGTGTCGACTCTTCATCAAGCCGCCCCCTCTCCCGCGAGGGGCGAGGCTGAGCGGCCTCAGTCGCTGCCGCATACTCAGCCCGTGCTTGACTGGATCGCCGCGTCGCTGCGTCCGGCGATCGAAGCGTCCGGCGATGCCGAGCGCGAGGCGTTGCTGCGCGGGCTCGATGGACGGTTCATTCGGCCGGGGCCCTCCGGGGCGCCGACCCGCGGCCGTCCCGACGTGCTGCCCACGGGACGCAATTTCTTCGCAGTCGATGTCCGCGCGGTGCCGACACCGTCGGCGTGGCGAATCGGCCAGCTCGCCGCCGAGCGGCTGGTCGAGTCCTATTGGCAGGAAGCCGGCGAGTGGCCGCGCTCGATCGCGCTGTCGGCGTGGGGCACCGCAAATATGCGCACCGGGGGCGACGACGTCGCCCAGGCGCTGGCGCTGATCGGCGTTCGGCCGACCTGGGAAGACGCCACCGGCCGCGTCACCGGTTTTGCGATTGTGCCGTTGTCGGAGCTGCGGCGGCCGCGCGTCGACGTCACCTTCCGCGTCTCAGGGCTATTCCGCGACGCCTTCCCGGTGCAGATGGATCTGATCGCCAGTGCGGTCGCGGCGGTGGCAGCGTTGGACGAGCCCGCCGACGCCAATCCGATCGCCGCGCAGGTCCGCCTCCGCAGCGAACAATTAGTTCAGAGCGGCGTCGATCCCGAGCTGGCGAAAAAGCAGGCCGGCGCGCGGGTGTTCGGCGCGCGGCCCGGCAGTTACGGAGCCGGGTTGCAGGCGATGATCGATGACGGCGGCTGGAATAGCCGCGATGATCTTGCGGGCGCTTACCTCGCCTGGGGCGGCTACGCCTATGGGGCGGGGCAGGACGGCGCCGAGGCGACCGATGCGTTCGCGGCCCGGCTGAAGGCGGTCGATCTGGTGGCGCAGGCGCAGGACAACCGCGAGCACGACATTCTCGACTCCGACGATTACTACCAGTTCATCGGCGGCCTCACCGCGACGGTGGAAAGTCTGCGCGGACAGGCGCCGCGGATCGCTCATGTCGACACGTCGCGGCCCGAAGCGCCGCTGCCGCGGACGCTGGCGCACGAGATTTCGCGCGTGGTGCGCGGTCGCGCGGCCAACCCGAAGTGGATCCAGGGCGTGATGCGCCACGGCTACAAGGGCGCCTCCGAAATCGCCGCCACGGTCGATTATCTGTTTGGCTTTGCGGCCTCGACCGATGCCGTCGGCAACCGCCATTTCGACCTGCTGTTCGCCGCTTATCTGGAAGACGACGCGGTGCGCGAGTTTCTGCAGGACGCCAATCCGGCGGCACTGCGCGATATCGTGGCGCGGTTCGACGAGGCGATCCGACGCGGGCTGTGGACGCCGCGCTCCAACCGCGCCGCCGACCTGCTCGCCGAAATTCTCACTCCGAAGGAAGCTGCATGA
- the cbiB gene encoding adenosylcobinamide-phosphate synthase CbiB, whose protein sequence is MLLDSHALLIVVVALELDALIGDPDWLWKRLAHPVVLIGTLIGWLDRTLNRDDWAERTKKIAGIVAVIFLIAVAGLVGLLLEAPLRQLPGGWIIAAVLAATLIAQRSLYDHVARVRDAFAAGGLKDAREKVSLIVGRDPQTLDEAGVCRAAIESSAENFSDGVVAPVFWLALFGLPGLLIYKTINTADSMIGHLTPLHRSFGWAAARLDDVLNLVPARLSGLLIALAAPIVRGSVRQAITVMRRDAGKHRSPNAGWPESAMAAAIGVALAGPRSYGGKITDDPYLNAEARSEATPADIGRALRVMIAACGLQAAIYAALALVL, encoded by the coding sequence ATGTTGCTGGATTCCCACGCGCTGCTGATCGTCGTGGTCGCACTCGAGCTCGACGCGCTGATCGGCGATCCCGACTGGCTGTGGAAGCGGCTGGCGCATCCGGTGGTGTTGATCGGCACGCTGATCGGCTGGCTCGATCGGACACTCAATCGCGACGACTGGGCGGAGCGCACCAAGAAGATCGCCGGCATCGTCGCGGTGATCTTCTTGATCGCGGTCGCAGGACTGGTCGGCCTGTTGCTGGAAGCGCCGCTGCGGCAATTGCCTGGCGGTTGGATCATCGCGGCCGTATTGGCCGCGACGCTGATCGCGCAGCGCAGCCTGTACGATCACGTCGCGCGCGTGCGCGACGCCTTCGCCGCCGGTGGTCTCAAGGACGCGCGTGAGAAGGTATCTCTGATCGTCGGCCGCGATCCGCAGACGCTGGACGAAGCCGGTGTCTGCCGCGCCGCGATCGAATCCAGCGCCGAGAATTTCTCCGACGGCGTGGTCGCACCGGTGTTCTGGCTGGCGCTATTCGGGCTGCCGGGTCTGTTGATCTACAAGACGATCAACACCGCGGATTCGATGATCGGGCATCTGACGCCGCTGCACCGTTCGTTCGGCTGGGCCGCGGCGCGGCTCGACGACGTCCTGAATCTAGTTCCGGCACGGCTGTCGGGCCTGCTGATCGCGCTGGCGGCGCCGATCGTCCGCGGCTCGGTCAGGCAAGCGATCACGGTGATGCGGCGCGACGCCGGCAAGCATCGCTCGCCGAATGCCGGCTGGCCGGAATCGGCGATGGCCGCGGCGATCGGCGTCGCGCTCGCGGGCCCGCGCAGCTACGGCGGCAAGATCACCGACGATCCTTATCTCAACGCCGAAGCACGTAGCGAGGCAACCCCGGCCGATATCGGCCGCGCGCTGCGGGTGATGATCGCGGCTTGCGGCCTGCAGGCGGCGATCTACGCGGCGCTGGCGTTGGTGCTCTGA
- the cobO gene encoding cob(I)yrinic acid a,c-diamide adenosyltransferase, whose product MTDPLSDRDENTRHAEKAKKRKAAHDKKLSGMTDSKGLIIVHTGTGKGKTSAALGMVFRHIGHGMPVGVVHFTKSEKWNTGEAKLLAKFPELATLHIMGEGFTWETQDRERDIAAARAGWERAKELIRDDRHRMVLLDELNIVLRYDYLPIEEIVAVLLDEKPADKHVVITGRNAHPALIEIADLVTDMTLVKHPFRSGVKAQKGVEF is encoded by the coding sequence ATGACCGATCCACTGTCCGACCGCGACGAAAACACCCGCCACGCCGAGAAGGCGAAGAAGCGGAAAGCCGCGCACGACAAGAAGCTGTCAGGAATGACCGACAGCAAGGGCCTGATCATCGTCCACACTGGCACTGGCAAGGGCAAGACTTCGGCGGCGCTCGGCATGGTGTTCCGCCACATCGGCCACGGCATGCCGGTCGGCGTGGTGCACTTCACCAAGTCGGAGAAATGGAACACCGGCGAGGCCAAGCTGCTGGCGAAGTTTCCGGAGCTCGCGACGTTGCACATCATGGGCGAGGGCTTCACCTGGGAGACCCAGGACCGCGAACGGGACATCGCCGCGGCGCGGGCCGGCTGGGAGCGCGCCAAGGAGCTGATCCGTGACGATCGCCATCGCATGGTGCTGCTCGACGAGTTGAACATCGTGCTGCGCTACGACTATCTGCCAATCGAGGAGATCGTCGCGGTGCTGCTCGACGAGAAGCCGGCCGACAAGCACGTGGTGATTACCGGCCGCAACGCCCACCCGGCGCTGATCGAAATCGCCGATCTGGTGACCGACATGACCCTGGTGAAGCACCCGTTCCGCTCTGGCGTGAAGGCGCAGAAGGGCGTTGAGTTTTGA
- a CDS encoding ABC transporter substrate-binding protein: protein MMLLVASVAGAASAAAAPKVVSINACTDQLLLTLADPDQILGLSPYARDADRSFLAAEAARFPQLSGEAEEVLMLKPDIVVGGRYTKRATRELLKQMGQRVAEFDSVKTIDEAKAQIRQMADLLGHPERAGAAIARIDAAVTRAKQAASRTRLTVLPLARRGWVSGRDSLISALLDTVGLGNAASGLGLQRGGFASLEAVVALRPDFLLISEDSDFAEDEGRAFVLHPALQRFYPPSKRITVPERLTVCGGPMLADALDRLTEELIRVER from the coding sequence ATGATGCTGTTAGTTGCGAGTGTCGCAGGCGCTGCGAGCGCAGCCGCGGCGCCGAAGGTGGTATCGATCAACGCCTGCACCGATCAGTTGCTGCTGACGCTCGCCGATCCCGATCAGATCCTCGGACTCAGCCCGTATGCACGCGATGCCGATCGCTCGTTCCTCGCCGCCGAGGCGGCTCGTTTTCCGCAGCTCTCGGGCGAGGCCGAAGAAGTGCTCATGCTGAAGCCCGACATCGTCGTCGGCGGCAGATACACCAAACGCGCCACACGCGAACTACTGAAGCAGATGGGTCAGCGCGTCGCCGAATTCGATTCGGTCAAAACGATCGACGAAGCCAAGGCGCAAATCCGGCAGATGGCGGACCTGCTCGGCCATCCCGAACGCGCCGGCGCCGCGATCGCTCGTATCGACGCTGCGGTGACGCGTGCCAAGCAAGCCGCGTCGCGTACGCGGCTCACCGTGCTGCCGCTGGCACGGCGCGGCTGGGTGTCAGGCCGCGACAGCCTGATCAGCGCGCTGCTCGACACCGTCGGGCTCGGCAATGCCGCAAGCGGTCTCGGCTTGCAACGCGGCGGCTTCGCCTCGCTGGAGGCGGTGGTGGCGCTGCGGCCGGACTTTCTGCTGATCTCGGAAGACAGCGATTTTGCCGAGGACGAAGGCCGCGCCTTTGTGCTGCACCCGGCGCTGCAACGCTTCTATCCGCCCTCGAAGCGGATTACGGTGCCGGAGCGGCTGACAGTGTGCGGCGGGCCGATGCTCGCCGATGCGCTCGATCGGCTGACCGAGGAGTTGATCCGCGTGGAGCGTTGA
- a CDS encoding cobyric acid synthase, with protein MTVTPALMIQGTCSNAGKSTLVAGLCRALVRRGLKVAPFKPQNMSNNAAVTVDGGEIGRAQAVQARAAKLPPTVHMNPVLLKPETDTGAQVIVQGKRFGRLGAQHFLAKKAALMPHVLDSFAQLARDADIVLVEGAGSPAEINLRAGDIANMGFAQAANVPVVIAGDIERGGVIASLAGTHLVLDDAERALVQGYLINKFRGDMRLFDHGLTAITGLTGWPSLGVVPWLPSAALLPAEDAVDLDRAQASTAKRIIAVPMLARIANFDDLDPLGMEPGVKLVFVPPGTPIPAEADVVIIPGSKSTLGDLAFLRAQGWDVDIAAHVRRGGHLLGLCGGYQMLGRGIADPDGVDGVPGTVEGLGLLDTVTTMQGDKSTTLVRGTHGATGAPVEGYEIHLGRTEGPDCARPVVTIEGRPDGAISRDGRVQGTYLHGLFTNDEFRRAWLAGLGIASQLAYEAQIETALDALADHLEAHLDVERMIAIARGRQSTNASAA; from the coding sequence ATGACTGTTACCCCCGCGCTGATGATCCAGGGCACCTGCTCCAATGCCGGCAAGTCGACGCTGGTGGCGGGGTTGTGCCGGGCGCTGGTGCGGCGGGGGCTGAAGGTGGCGCCGTTCAAGCCGCAGAATATGTCGAACAACGCTGCGGTGACGGTCGACGGCGGCGAGATCGGCCGGGCGCAGGCGGTGCAGGCGCGGGCAGCAAAGCTGCCGCCGACCGTGCACATGAACCCGGTGCTGCTGAAGCCGGAGACCGACACCGGCGCGCAGGTGATCGTGCAGGGCAAGCGCTTCGGCCGGCTTGGCGCGCAGCACTTCCTCGCCAAGAAAGCGGCGCTGATGCCGCACGTGCTGGACAGCTTCGCGCAGCTCGCACGCGACGCCGATATCGTGCTGGTCGAAGGCGCTGGTTCGCCGGCGGAGATCAATCTGCGCGCTGGCGACATTGCCAATATGGGCTTTGCCCAGGCAGCGAATGTGCCGGTGGTGATTGCCGGCGACATCGAGCGAGGCGGCGTGATCGCCAGTCTCGCCGGCACCCATCTGGTGCTCGACGATGCTGAGCGGGCGCTGGTGCAGGGCTATCTGATCAACAAATTCCGCGGCGACATGCGGCTGTTCGATCATGGACTGACGGCGATCACCGGATTGACCGGTTGGCCATCGCTCGGTGTGGTGCCGTGGCTACCATCGGCCGCCTTGCTGCCGGCCGAGGACGCGGTCGATCTCGACCGGGCGCAGGCATCGACTGCCAAGCGCATCATCGCCGTGCCGATGCTGGCGCGCATCGCCAATTTCGACGATCTCGATCCGCTCGGAATGGAGCCCGGCGTCAAGCTGGTGTTCGTGCCGCCTGGCACGCCGATTCCAGCCGAGGCCGACGTGGTGATCATTCCCGGCAGCAAGTCGACGCTGGGCGATCTCGCCTTCCTGCGTGCGCAGGGCTGGGACGTCGACATCGCGGCCCATGTCCGCCGCGGCGGACATCTGCTCGGACTGTGCGGCGGCTACCAGATGCTCGGGCGCGGCATCGCCGATCCGGACGGCGTCGATGGTGTGCCCGGCACAGTCGAGGGGCTCGGCCTGCTCGACACCGTCACCACAATGCAGGGCGACAAGTCGACTACGCTGGTGCGTGGCACGCATGGTGCGACCGGGGCACCGGTCGAGGGCTACGAGATTCATCTGGGGCGCACCGAGGGCCCCGATTGCGCGCGGCCGGTGGTGACGATCGAGGGCCGGCCCGATGGCGCGATCTCGCGCGATGGCCGGGTGCAGGGAACCTATCTGCACGGCCTGTTCACGAACGATGAGTTCCGCCGCGCCTGGCTGGCTGGTCTCGGCATCGCCTCGCAGCTCGCCTATGAGGCGCAGATCGAAACCGCACTCGATGCGCTAGCCGACCACCTCGAAGCGCATCTCGACGTCGAGCGGATGATTGCAATCGCGCGCGGCCGTCAGAGCACCAACGCCAGCGCCGCGTAG
- the cobU gene encoding bifunctional adenosylcobinamide kinase/adenosylcobinamide-phosphate guanylyltransferase, which yields MSALISTLVLGGARSGKSVFGERLVAESGLARIYLATATASDDEMSDRIAHHRARRGDGWTTIEEPLGLVDALTQHAGRGRAVLVDCLTLWLFNLMEAGRDPEVEARRLARYLGVAAGPIVLVSNEVGLGLVPETPLGRAFRDAQGRLNQTIAAAVPNVAFIAAGLPLWLKRQTGE from the coding sequence ATGAGCGCGCTGATCTCCACCCTGGTGCTCGGCGGCGCGCGCTCCGGCAAATCGGTGTTCGGCGAACGGCTGGTCGCCGAGAGTGGCCTGGCCAGGATCTATCTCGCGACCGCGACCGCCAGCGACGACGAAATGTCCGATCGCATCGCGCATCACCGCGCCCGTCGTGGCGACGGCTGGACCACGATCGAGGAACCGCTCGGGCTGGTCGATGCGCTCACTCAGCACGCCGGCCGCGGCCGCGCCGTGCTGGTCGATTGCCTGACACTGTGGCTGTTCAACCTGATGGAAGCCGGCCGCGATCCAGAGGTCGAGGCCAGGCGGCTGGCGCGTTATCTCGGCGTCGCCGCCGGTCCGATCGTGCTCGTCTCCAACGAAGTCGGCCTCGGCCTGGTGCCGGAGACGCCGCTCGGCCGTGCCTTCCGCGACGCGCAAGGCCGCCTCAATCAGACCATCGCTGCCGCCGTGCCCAATGTCGCCTTCATCGCCGCCGGCCTGCCGCTGTGGCTGAAACGCCAAACAGGAGAGTAG
- the cobT gene encoding nicotinate-nucleotide--dimethylbenzimidazole phosphoribosyltransferase: MPTDTLVTWQPPSITPVDASLKAALRARVDGKAKPLGSLGRIEDLAIELALMRHPEPPRADNAVLMVFAGDHGLTEEGVSQYPSAVTVAMVMTYLAGKATANAFAAANHVDVRVIDAGVAADLPKHPDLIDAKVRMGTGNAAREPAMSVAEAGQALDRGAELARAEIAAGADVIALGEMGIGNTASSSLLLHRLGPAPLDQSIGIGAGQDADGMAKKKAAIEKAAIRSTATAPLEVLAEFGGLEIAMMAGAVLGAASQRRPVIIDGFIATAAALVAVRLAPEARDYCVFAHRSAERGHDLALQAMDAAPLLDLRLRLGEGTGAILAVPLVRAASRLLTDVADLADVLAGKL; the protein is encoded by the coding sequence ATGCCGACCGACACTCTCGTCACCTGGCAGCCGCCCTCGATCACACCGGTCGACGCGTCGCTGAAAGCAGCCTTGCGAGCGCGGGTGGACGGCAAGGCCAAGCCGCTCGGCTCGCTCGGGCGGATCGAAGATCTCGCGATCGAGCTCGCTTTGATGCGGCATCCGGAGCCGCCGCGCGCCGACAACGCGGTGCTGATGGTGTTCGCCGGCGATCACGGCCTGACCGAAGAAGGCGTCTCGCAATATCCGTCGGCCGTGACGGTCGCGATGGTGATGACCTATCTGGCCGGCAAGGCCACCGCCAACGCATTCGCGGCAGCCAACCATGTCGATGTCCGGGTGATCGACGCCGGCGTCGCCGCCGACCTGCCGAAACATCCCGACCTGATCGACGCCAAGGTGCGGATGGGAACCGGCAATGCGGCGCGCGAGCCGGCGATGAGCGTCGCCGAGGCCGGTCAGGCGCTGGACCGCGGCGCCGAACTGGCGCGCGCCGAGATCGCGGCAGGGGCCGACGTGATCGCGCTGGGCGAGATGGGGATCGGCAACACGGCATCATCGTCGCTGCTGCTGCACCGGCTCGGCCCGGCGCCGCTCGACCAGAGCATCGGGATTGGCGCCGGTCAGGACGCCGACGGCATGGCCAAGAAGAAGGCGGCGATCGAAAAGGCGGCAATCCGCAGCACCGCAACCGCGCCGCTCGAGGTGCTGGCTGAATTCGGTGGGCTCGAGATCGCCATGATGGCCGGGGCCGTGCTGGGTGCTGCCTCGCAGCGCCGCCCGGTGATCATCGACGGCTTTATCGCCACCGCCGCGGCGCTGGTCGCGGTGCGACTGGCGCCGGAAGCGCGCGACTATTGCGTGTTCGCCCACCGCTCGGCCGAACGCGGCCACGATCTCGCGCTGCAGGCGATGGATGCCGCGCCGCTGCTCGATCTCCGGCTACGGCTCGGCGAAGGAACCGGGGCGATCCTCGCAGTGCCTCTGGTGCGCGCCGCCTCGCGGCTACTCACCGATGTTGCCGATCTCGCCGACGTACTGGCAGGTAAGCTGTGA